Part of the Musa acuminata AAA Group cultivar baxijiao chromosome BXJ3-10, Cavendish_Baxijiao_AAA, whole genome shotgun sequence genome, ATGGTTCAACCATGTTGCCCTCTAATAGTTGGTGTGTATCATGCCCGTGGTTACTGGTGCTGCTTGTAGCTAAGTGTCAACTGTCATGCTTACATACCGTTGTTGATGCATGCATATTAGCAAAGGTGTTGGTACTGTGGCTTTTTTCATGACAAATTCAGGCGACAGGAAATCTGCATGTCCTCATGTTGTGGCAATGAAACCCTCTTACGGAATTTCATCTTTTAGCAATTggtgaaaaaaaaatgatattgagCATCAGAAgtgatttttttattcatttttatatACATATGGAGTTTTGAATTTGCTACTTATAACTGCACTTTCCTGGAAAGGGATCAAAATAACGTGAGCTTttattttatgagttattttttcccttttttggtTATGGGCACAGCACAAAGATACACATCTAGACTATCATTAATTTTTATCTGCAGATCCTGGATTACCATTTAACATGTCTCTGTATAAGCTGTTCCTTAATAATAAGTTCTCATCTAGTTTCTTTTATATCAATTTGAAGAATCCAATTGAATAAGAATTAAATTTGTGGAAATAACTAGATATTCTTGGTGTGTATCTTTCTATTTTGGTTGCGCTGTCACCTGAATAGTCAAGGATTGTAACGTGGATAATCTTTATATTGCTCAAGCTATTTAAATAGAACTtttgttttgttgctgttttgaCTCTTGTTTAGTTATTACACAAAAACTGTCAGTTATACCTGTGAAACTTTGTAATATTCTGAAAGCAACTTTTTATTGTGGTTCTTTACTTCCTCTTCCTGTCTCATTGTTCTTTGCTTGCTGCAGATGTGTCTTTAGTGCAATATCCAAGCTTATTCGAGTTCCAAGACTTGGATGCTATTTTattgttataatattttcagaTCTAATGACAATTCATTTCTTTTTCCTGGTATGCTGCTCTTCCTATTTCACCATGTATATCTGTAGTAATTTTGTGTTGTCTTTGGGGGTTTTATTATTGTACTTTGTATTATATTACTGTAGTTTCAGTGTAGATTAGAGCATTTCATTTCACACATTCCAATTATAGCTGGAAGTTTTGCAGTGTTTGATAGGCACTTGCATAGTTCATATGCTAGGTTCTTTAAAAGACATGCAATCTGCACACCAATCTATGGTagcttcttttctttcttgactAACATATACACCTTTCATGCTGATGTCAAGTCATGAACTCTAACTAATATGCAGGTTTTCAAGGTTCACTATATGAATTAATTGGTGAACACAAAACCACTGAAGTTAAGGCAGAGCCTCTGTTCTTTATAACATTATATATTTTCACTTGAAATTTGTTTTCTCATAGTCAAATGCTGCCACTGTATCTTTACTGAAACTTGGACACTTCGGCTTTCCATACTTGATTAGGCAAAGATCACCTACACACAGGCAGATTGTTACCTCAGTGGTTCTGAGATCACCTACACACAGGTGATCTCAAAACCACTGAAGTTAAGGCAGAGCCTCTGTTCTTTATAACATTATATATTTTCACTTGAAATGTGTTTTCTCATAGGCAAATGCTGCCACTGTATCTTTACTAAAGCTTGGACACTTCAGCTTTCCATACTTGATTAAGCGAAGATCACCTATACACAGGCAGATCATTACCTCTTTTTGTACTTCATATCAAACAGTGAGAAGCTGGGATTGGGCCCCCTTTCACATTTAAAACAGAGAGTTGGCATGATCTTATCTGCAAAGATGTAGAAGTGATGAATCATTTGAGGCATCCATGAAGATTGCTAATTAAGATATTGTTGTTTGCCATATAATCTACCATTTTATGACAGTAATTGACCATGTATTAACCTGCACTATAAAGTTAAATGGGGACATATATGTTCATGAATAATATACTTGGCATATTAAAGTGAAATATTTTGTGGAACATAAGCATCACAATTTGGAAGCCATATTAAAGGTGGCTCAGTGTATGAAGCTCTTACCAATGTAGTTATATGCATCCTAAGCAAGAGAAGTTTCCATGAGTCTCAAAGCAATGATGACCTTGCCAAGGCTTAGGTCCAAAAGGAAACAATAAGTTGGTCCATTTTGGAGGTAGGTAATGACATATACTATCTCTAGCTATAGGCCCTACTCGAAGGTGGGTTGAAAAAGGCATCAACATTATGGTGTGGTCATCATATGCTTATATTGTCCAAATTATGGAATTATAATGATAGTTGAAATTTTACTTGTATTAACTGCCATATCAATCACGTGACTAGAGGGTACATGTCAACATACCATCTGATGTATGCTAGTTGCAGTCTAATAGGTTACTAAAACCGGTGTATGACTGGTATTTAGATTCTTGATCCATATATTGTCATCTTTATGTCGCACCTATTCTTCATAAAAAAAGGTCCAAGGTTCCAGTCTTGATGACATTTGTCAAGTTAAAATATTATTTCTGTCAATTCTGCCAGATCTTCACAAATGGGACCCTACAATTTCTTGGGCTGCTGCTTAAATTAAGCAAACAAGTATTACCATTGCACATGCTCCTGTTTATTTGATAACTCAGTTTATGGCAGCCAAATCTCTAGTTGAGAAATTTCATAGATATCACATGTTGAGTTGAAGTCCCCAACCAAGTGGGTCAAATGATGAAAAGTTAGATTGACAGTAGGGAGTCGAGGAAATAGAACAAGATAACTGTTTACCATTTTGTGATTGATTGATTACACAAGTCCTGGTCCAGTTAGGAATATATCCTAGCTTAGCTGTTGGTATGATTTTTGTTCTCTAGATATAGGGAAAGGTGATTAAGGTGTGATGTGTTGTGAAGGTGAGAATAGTGATAGTGCTGTGCCATGAACATGTGAGGCCTAGAGAAAGGTTGTGTGTGATGGAGAGACTAGAGTGCTGAGCAGTGCGCTTGCTACAGCTGCCTTGTGAGGAAAAGCAGCGAGGAGGTGCCACACTACGCATGTATGAGATAGAAAGGGCTGTACCTCAGTGCATGAGTGGCTGTGATGCATGAAAATGATTGACAGGATACTGAGGTGTTGGCCTGAGAGCGATGCTCCATCAAATGACCGAATGGAAAGAACGAGAGAGATCAAGGAAAAGAAATCTGTAAACTTCTGTGTGGAGTAAGCTTCCGTTGATAATATTGTTTTGCAGTTTATTACCTACATCACATCAATTAGTTTATCCTACTGATAAAAACTTGCATGTTGATCAAGATAGTAACTATGATTTAAACACATGTATGTATGCCTTTATAGACACCTTCATGGGTGAAACCGTATGTTTTTTTGCTCTTGAAAGTACTATTTAATGGAAATTATGCTTCAAACGTTTTTATATGTAGTTCAAATTTATTCTCTTTGATGTGGTTACTTCACAAATTATCTTCCTCAAAGTCCTGTAGCACTCTTCAATTGAGATGGgaaaattacaagtgaactatcgTTGAGGGACCATTCCCGAACTGGTCCAATTATTATTTATGTCAGTTTTATTGGACAATTTCTGGTTAATAAAGATTGCAAGAGCTTTCAGCGTGATATTTAATGAAAAGTTATAGAACTCAGTAGAAATGTCTTTGGAAAGACTTGAAAGCTGAGCCACATAGATTATTAAAGTAATCATGGTTACTCATGTTCATCTTTACCAAACAGGTTCGCAACACTGGAAGTTGGATGGAAATTGGCAACAGTATCAGTCATTTTGGTCTTATGAGTGCCCAAGTAGTATTTGTTTTGCTGCTTTTGGCTCTTACTAGTATTTACACAAAAGATATTGAAGTACCATCACAGAAACTATCTTGGGGAAAAGCAACTTGAGATGCTACTTTCAGATTTCTGACGTGGGAACTACACAAATGACCCTTATTCTTTTTCAAGTGAGGTAGTTAAAACATCAgagggttttttttttaatgcctCTAGAATGAACAATTTATTGAAATTTTGTGAACCATTCATGTATTAAAAGTGTAAATTTCTCTTAGGTTTTCAGGTGCTATTTCTGAGTTTTCTCTGCACTAGTTGTATTGCTACCTACTAGGCTAGTATCAATTTCTTGTCATTATGGTTTTGCCTCATGACTTTCAAATTTGAGGATTATGTTTCTCAGCAACTTTGATGATTTGTTGTTGTCAAGCAATTTGAATTGAATGGGACTCCCAGCTTCTTCCTTTGTCATCCTAACATTGAAGTATTTATAACAGAGAGCTCATGGTCGAGCATATTTAACATCATTTTCCAATGGAACTCGAGTTTAATGAATGAATGTATGTATGCATGTTTGTTTCCATCCAAAGAAGAAGGATTTAAGATGCAGTATGCCTCGCCTAGCACAATGCAGAATATCCCGGTGGCCCCCCACCGGATCCTCCCTAAACTTTCACGAGCAGCTTTATGTATCGATCACTTTTGCTCACTTCCTCGTCGTCTGTGGGTGGTCTCTTTGGACATCTATCTACGCGACACTCGCAGCAACTTCCATTGGTTGCTCCAAGAAAGCAAAGCAACAAAAAGTAAAGATGAAGAGGATAAAGGCGAGCAGACCAGCATAAAGCGGCCTCCCAACCATAGAGAGAGGAGAGCAAAAATTATTCTGGACTCTCAACGTGCAGCTTCGTCTCTCTGTCTCCACGAcacaaaaaaattctcattcattGCATGGATTTGAATATTATAACGATTCAGAGCTGTGGTGGATTAAGCAAGACACGTTCATCGGTCACTCAACCCGGAAAACACATCCAAACACTTGTTTGTTGTgtgtcttttctttctttctttctttctttctttctttctttcttaaatattgaacaattatcacaagatatatatatatatatatatatatatatatatatatatatatatatatatatacatatgatttAAAGACTATACATATTGTCGTGTGATAAGAGGTCCAATACAAACTCAATGAAAATGAAGCATCAATGACCCTCACTGGCCAGTAGCACTATAGTTTAAGAACAATGATGGCCTGATAACATAAATTTGTAATTTTTCCCTCCTTTTTCAAGAACATTATTCAGCAGGCAAATCTGTGAAAAAGTTGCAAAGGTGTGAAAAAAGATCATAGTCAGACAGACAGGAAGATATGGAGCTAACTTTTCCTCCATCGATCCTATCTTATCTTTTTTGGTTGGGTGTCTAATTAGCTTCTTCACCCTTGTGGGAACACTTTGACGGACCCAATAGAATCTCACACCAACTCGAATGCTTAGGTTCTTCCACAAATACCACTCGATGTTTTCACACCACAAACGAAAACCCCTCAGGTAAATTTGTCTCGTTCGTGTTCTATCTGTACATGTTCTATCTGTCAAGCCACAGACAGCTTTTTTGTTTGTGGTGTAAATAAAAGACAACATGTTTCGATGTTGTATTCAGATCATTCCTTCATGGCATACATCGATTGtaaatattattagtattatttgcTACAAAGCTCGTTTGCTTCATTAACAACTTCTTTTTAGGAGACTTATATTTGTTACTTAGGAGAGTTATGTCCACAGGATGATAAAAGTTGACATTAATCTCGTGTTGCAATACGTTTTCACGATGTCTGCGAATTGCAACCGATTCATTCGAATGGCATGTCAGAATCAATCTTAAAAGAACTTTCATGACGGAGTCCACAGTCAGTCATCTTTCTTCTCTGCTTTGATTGGGTCAAATAATCTCCTTCTCGTGGTGAGGAAGGCAAATTTCTACTGTGTGTTGTGTCATAAATTAATAATGGGAGCATGGGAAACATTCCCGACATCAAAGGAGGAACGAGCCATTTGTCTTGTCAGATAGACACAAACAAAAAATAAGATGCTCATCAACCATGGAGTTCATCGTATTCTGGGTTGAAAGAATATAATACATGGATgcaagaggaaagaagaagacaagatcaaaaagatgattCATTTTTATACATGTCGTATGTAAGTCACATAAAACCTTACTCGTTTGGTGGAATTTCCATGTTTAGAATCGACATCAAGCCTTTACTCATTGGCTAAAGGCTGTGTGTTTTTGTCTTCGGACTGACTAGTTTCTACTAGATTCTGACACTCGAGTCAGTAGAGTGGAAACTTCACTGGTTTAAGAGCAGAAGAAACTTCAAATTAAGAAGGAAGCGAGCCCAATAGTTATGCATCAATTAACTTGTGGGACAAGAATTACTTACTGatgattcattcattcattcattcaccaTCAATCAATCTTTCACGCTCCAAATAAAAAGTCGTGTTACTACAAAAATGGTGCTACTTAATATTCACAAAACATCTATGAATTACACCTATACTACTTACTAGTCCACTAGATTAAGACAACTTTACAATCTAAATACAAATATGTGAAGATCCACCGTTCACATGTTTAGATTTTATTTGGGTGTCATTTAGATTTGAGGAAAACAGGAATCTAAAATGATAGATTACAGACATACTTCTATAATAAATAGGCTTCTTCTATCATCATTCATGTCTTCGACAttaagtcttcttcttcttcttcttctttcccctCTTCTTTTGTCCCGTAAAGTCGTCCTTTTTCTTCTTCCGAGAGagggcaaagaaaaaaaaaagaggatggaAGGATAAAGAACTGGCTGGATTGGGGGTAGGGAAGCAAGCTGACATGGGAAGCAGCAAGCTGCGGTGGAAGTTCTCCTTCCGCcgtcccgccgccgccgcctcctcgccGTCGCACTCCGCTTCGTCTTCGCCTTCCTTCACGACGGAGATGCCGGTGGAGTTCCTCTGCCCCATCTCCCGCTCCATCATGGCTGACCCCGTCATCGTCCCCTCCGGCCACACCTTCGAGCGCAGCTGCATCCAGGGCTGCCTCGACCTCGCCTTCCCCCCGCCAGGCCTCCCCCTTGACCTCCACCTTCCCTTCTCCTCGCCGGCAGCGGCGCCGCAACTCCTCCTCATCCCCAACGCCGCCCTCAAGTCCGCCATCTTCGCCTGGTGCGCCCGCTGCGGCCTGCCCCCTCCTCACCCCGTCCCGACCGAAGCTGCCCTCGCCCTCGTCCGCTGTCTTATGCCCCGAGATCGATCTACTCCTCCTTCTGCCACTGTCCCAGTCGCCACAGCAACGCCCTCTGATGGCGGAAAAGACGAAAATGATGGAGCCTGCAATGGAGGTAAAGGTGAGGATGTGCGAGCTTCCGAGTTCTTCGAAGGCGGAAAGAGTCAGAAAGATGATGTTTTGGCTTCGGAATCGGAAGTGACGCTCATCACTCCTCCCTCTCCCTTCGAGCGAGAGCGGGAGAAGAACAAATGTTCCAGCTCTTCGACGGTGTCTACTCCGTCGTCGTCCTCTTGTCACTCATCGTCTTCCTATTCTTCTTCTgagatcgtcgtcgtcgtcgtcgatgaAAGGCTGGATCGGGAGCGAATTCCAAGCGTCGCCAATTCGCCATCGCTGAGGACGACCGATGCGATGGAAGAGATCTTGATCGGGTCGAGAGATTTGGATGCCGGGCAGCAGGAATCCGCCGCGGCAGCCCTCCGTAAGGCCACGAGGGAGAGCCGCGACCGGCGCGTCGCCCTCTGCACCCCGCGCCTTCTCGGCGCTCTACGCCCCGTGCTCCTCTCGCCCTGCGCCGCCGTCCAGATCAATGCCGCCGCGGCAATTGTGAACCTATCGCTGGAACCGGTGAATAAAGTTAGGATTTTGAGGTCAGGCATGGTGCCAGCGCTCGTCGAGGTGCTCCGACGCGGCCACCCGGAGGCCCGCGACCACGCCGCCGGTGCCCTTTTCGGCCTCGCCCTCGAGGACGAGAACCGCGCCGCGATCGGCGTACTGGGGGCCATCTCGCCGCTCCTCAACATGTTCGCCGGTCCCTCCGCCGACGGTCCCCGCGCCCGCCGCGACGCTGGGTTGGCGCTCTACCACCTCTCCCTCGCCGCTGCCAACCGGTCCAAAATCGCGCGCACTCCCGGGGCATCGCACGCGCTGCTCGCGGTGGCGGCAGAGAGGGACGAGGAGGATGCAGCCGCTCCGGGGGAGCAGGGGCAGGGCCTGGGGCCAGCGACGATAGCGGCGATGGTGATCCACAACCTGGCCGGGTGCAACGAGGGGCGCGCGGCGCTGATGGGTGCAGGCGCGGTGACCGCTTTGGTGAGGCTGATCAAGGGACCGCCACTGACGGCGGCGGAGGAGCAATGCGTGGCGGCTCTGTACTGGATGAGCCAGGGGAGCCTGCGGTTCCGTTGTCTGGCAAAGGCTGCGGGGGCGGAACAGGTGCTGATGAAGGTGGCGACGGAGGGCGGCGGAGGAGGACCCCTGCGGGAGATGGCGAGGAGGGCGGTGAGGGCGATGCGGGGGGAGGAAGACGACGAGGCGGCAATGGCGGCCCACGGGTTCGGGGCGGAGGCGGACGGTAGCAGCGCCGTATCGGACGGGCTGATGTCGTTTCGGCGGCGTCGCAACGGCTTCGGTTGCAGACCGGATGGCATCAAGTCGGCCAAGTTCTGAAGCACGACCAAATGAGTCAACTCAGCAACGCATGTTCAGTTGGAGTTTGCATCTGTCTACTTAATATTTATTTCTCGTACGAGTTAGTTAGTTAGAGCAGTGGGTGTGGAAGTGCGTGTGCTTTTGTTTTTGAGCTCTTTGTAAATATTTTTGGTTGAGAAGGAAGGGACTATTGGAAACTTATACTACGTAGCTGACGAGAGCATCGGAGATGATGCTTATGTGGAGCTTTGGGATTCGTATTAGTATCTtgattctctctttctctctctctttttccctGATGTTGGTGGATGATGAACTTCATGTATTTATTTGGTTTGTTTTTTGGACTGGTGATGATAATTGAAGATTGCTCCAACAAGCAATCACATTTGATAGCTTTCATTCACTCTACTCTATTTAAAGCATGTTTTTTTTACGGAAAAGAACAAAAGTGGCAAGCAAAACTGACCGATTAACCTTTGccgtatcaattttttttttaatttcatatttATGATGTCATATATCAGATTTATGATTTTACATACAATTCAAAAAACCAGTTGGACCGAGAAAAGGAAGGCCGATAGGTTTATCGCATAAGAACAACAAAAAGACCAACatgacttctttttttttgtgcaagGAAATCCATTCATGTACAGTAAATAACATTTTCAGATTCTAAGTAAAGAAGGATCAAGAGAGATTAAATTGTAGAGAACATTATTTTAACTTCTCAAAGAAAGACTGGGAAGACCTCCTATCAAACTATACAACTTTCAATTTACTTTTTCTTTGAACCAGTCTATAAAGCCAAAAAACATTTACAAGAAAAAGATATCCTTTcctaaaagatattctctttttgtAAGGCCACTAGGAAAAGAAATTATTCAAGCGCCACAGTGTCACAGTGacaaaaaaatttctgccctttCTATTCTGATTTAACAAATATCTTATAATTCTACCATCCAAGTGGCagcataaaattttaaatagtcaATTCATAATCAGTGGTCCTCAACAAAAAAAGTATTATTACTTCTAATCTCCTTCACTAAGTTCTTGATTTTAGTCGATGGAATGCTAAACCGTTGTCCAAGCTGATCTATAATCATATCATCTAAATACATTGGCCAACTCTGACAACAAGTAGCACCACCACTATGGCTTTGAAGTTTTCTCCTGCTCCACATATAATCTAGTCCCCGTAAGAATGAGGATTTCTACAATACATTTTTGACAAAGCATTCGATTTACACTGAGGAATGCAAGTTTAGTCGTCTGCAAAGGTTGAATTCAAAATAAGGCTTCAAAATAAGCATTGACGGAGGATAAGATCCTAAGGTTTAATATAATCAATGGCCCCGACATGCGGCACAAAGACAACTAAGGCTTGGTCTTCTCACCGTTGCCGCTGTCTTGCATGAGATAAAGCTGCAAGAAGGATCTTCCTAGGGCCCTACAAGTGATACCAACATGCAAACCAGCAAGGAAAAATGTAACATATTTCTGTGATCTTTAAACATAAATGTAAGCCATATCAGAAGAagaacatgtaaaacaaacttttcACAGTTCAGATTGATGACAGCACTCCAGGATCACAATTTTCACAGTCAACATATATATATCAAGTATATACAAAAACCAAAGAAAGGAGGTCACTCCTCAAGACACATAATAGCAACGGATTGCAGATCAGTTGCTACTCACATACTATGGAAGAAGATAGATACCATATTAGCAGATCTTAAATTCCCTATTATATGCTAAGTTGACATTATGCAAACTCATGACTCAACATATGGGAAACTATTAATAACAGAATATTGTCCACCAATATTGCTTCGAATTTTATTATAGTGGTCAATGGTGAATTAAAAATTAATGACCTAAGGATACTAGTATGACAATGAACCTTCAACTCCAAACTTCCATCAAATTATCATAAACAAGAATGCTCTTAGAACTTATAGTTGATTTCATAACCAGAATACAATGAATAGCTTCTTTTATAGTCACTAACACAAAACACCAGAAaaacatttttttataaataatctttTTTAACAGCAGAAAATATGGTCAACTCAGCTTAGATGATAAATTTAGTtgatcagtctctattttacTTATTTTCTTTACTAATTTCATGCTATAATATAAGACAAACAACTAAATAGAAGAAACTACTAAAAGAAATTACCAGATtaaaaaaccaaatataagaAAGGGAACAAAAGAAAGAGGCTGTGCTGGTCTCACATGCCACTGCCAATTGATGATTTTTGGTCACAATGGTGAGGCTATTCGGTTCGTGGGATAGAACAATAAGTATCTTAGTGGCTCTTGACAATGCCTGACATTATAGTTTGCCATGCATCCACATCCTATAGCATGCACTGGCATGCAATGGAGCGCATCAGCATGGTATCTGCCTTTATATGCATTGCTTGTATAACATAAAATTGAGTCCTAGCAAGAACCAATACTGTGATCCCCACAAAGTCAGCATGTTATGTATGTATTGTGGGTATACATGCTCACctgatgatgaaattataatTAAATGTATAAAATCTGTTTCCTCAGCTGTTGAAACATTCTAAGCTTTCTATTACATAGATTATAtttgttaaaattaaaaaaagctTTTAACAGATCTAGAGCAACTGAGATGATGCTTGGTACACTATACATGCCCAAACATGAGATTATGCTTAATTTAAAATATGTCATCCACATAATCTATCATTTTCCAATTTTTCACGAAAGCTTTAGTGATCATTTGATATGAAGTGAAATAAAATAGTTTAATTTCTGATTACTACGGTTGAAACCATTTTACCCTTAAGTCAATAATGAATGCTCACCATTCAGGAAAATTGCATAAACATTGAAATATATTGTTCAAACTTCAAATGATGCTAGTTCATCAATGTTTTTATTTAGAAAAAGTATAATAAACCAAACAATACAATTCAATCCTATAAGGCAGGTTAGGTTTAAATTATTTCAACACCATAAATTTAAAAatccattaaaaaaattaataatgacTAATAAGAAGGGTGACAGAGTGATGGATCACCCAAGTATATGCTTGCACAATGTAGATATAATGCAAAATACATGTGCCAAGAAAATCTAGCCTTTGAAGACATTTCTTTGCATAATCAATGTGATTCTATAAGAAAGCGAAGAAAATAGTGCCAGCGACATAAACTTACCATGGGAATTCCCAATTCTTTTAGGTCAGTGTCTCCCATCTGCCTTAATGCAGTCATGTCAACCTGAAACCATATGCAATGCAGTGATTACAAAATTTTGTCAGATCAATCTTAAGCATTTTATCTGTAACTAATGGTTGTTGAAGAACTCTTCACCAAAGGGTTTGAAACAAATGGTTGAACCATAAATTTCATATGTAATATTTTTGTGAGACTAACTAAAGACAGGGCTTCTTTAGAATGACTTTTATCATACAAAATGATGCGATTAGAAAACACTTATCTCCAACTTAATAAAGTATTATTAAGTGTCAATTATTATTGCACGATGAATAAAATGGAGAAATTAACATGAAATGTTATCATTTGTGAATGAACCAAAACAAACCAAAAGCTCAAGAAAGGATTGGCGGCACCCTGAGATTAAAGATTCTAATTGAGCTGCAAAAGGAACATCTTGAATAAGGATAATCATGACTACAATTGCATGGCTAAGACATTATCAAGTTAGCAACTAAAAATTACAACCAAAGGAATAGTAGGAATAAATTTATTCTTGGGTCatgcagtgattgaaaaaggcgctcgcctaggcgctcgggcgaggcgaggcccgaacgcctcgctaatgtcccaggcggcgcgcttcaaacaagcgccgcctgggcgctcgcccgagcccaggcgctgggcgcttcgggcgagtgcctgggtaaaccaaggcgaccgaaccagaattttaggtctggttcggtcctggttcggttgttagttggttcaatcgaaccaactaaaccgatataaccccaaccctaacccttacccaaccctaacctgctgccgatcccgatcgcgatctcgctgctcgtcgctcctgctcccgctgccgctgtcgctgctcgcgcctcccgcgagccttcccgctgctcgcgcctcccgcgagccttcccgctgctcgcgcctcccgcgagccctctcgctgctcgcgcctccctcgagccctctcgctgctcgcgcctcccgcgagccctctcgctgctcgcgcctcctgcgagccttcccgctgcttgcgcctccctcgagccctcccgctgcttgcacctcccgcgagccctcccgctgctcgtgccttccgctccctttccctttcccgctgccgccgctcaccgctgctgttgccgtcgctcgccgctgctgctaccgccgctcgccgctgctgttgccgccgctcgccgctgctgctgccgccgctcgccgctgcttcctcgtttctccatcaggctcagtatacagtatactcttaatattaagtttatttgaattttgaaatgattaattttctgttaatagattaataatatattattttgattttaaagttgttaattttttatttatttgaaattattaattatattatatatttttatattttagcgcctcgcttcgctcgggcgagcgcctgagcgagcgcctagcgcctcaggcgtttgtggaccttggcgccttttggcgcctagcgctttttaaatcactggggtCAGGTTTAGTTGCTTTAAGATTTCTCATCACATTTTGGAAATTTTTTGAGATTTTAAGATAGCAATATTATTGTAACCATTAGTCAGTTTTGGCAAACTATGGTCGTGTCCATtcagaataatttattttttgcagTGGGGTCTAAAGTAGATTAGACATCCTATTTTGGTCCAAACAATCCCAAAATCAAGT contains:
- the LOC135651919 gene encoding U-box domain-containing protein 41-like, translating into MGSSKLRWKFSFRRPAAAASSPSHSASSSPSFTTEMPVEFLCPISRSIMADPVIVPSGHTFERSCIQGCLDLAFPPPGLPLDLHLPFSSPAAAPQLLLIPNAALKSAIFAWCARCGLPPPHPVPTEAALALVRCLMPRDRSTPPSATVPVATATPSDGGKDENDGACNGGKGEDVRASEFFEGGKSQKDDVLASESEVTLITPPSPFEREREKNKCSSSSTVSTPSSSSCHSSSSYSSSEIVVVVVDERLDRERIPSVANSPSLRTTDAMEEILIGSRDLDAGQQESAAAALRKATRESRDRRVALCTPRLLGALRPVLLSPCAAVQINAAAAIVNLSLEPVNKVRILRSGMVPALVEVLRRGHPEARDHAAGALFGLALEDENRAAIGVLGAISPLLNMFAGPSADGPRARRDAGLALYHLSLAAANRSKIARTPGASHALLAVAAERDEEDAAAPGEQGQGLGPATIAAMVIHNLAGCNEGRAALMGAGAVTALVRLIKGPPLTAAEEQCVAALYWMSQGSLRFRCLAKAAGAEQVLMKVATEGGGGGPLREMARRAVRAMRGEEDDEAAMAAHGFGAEADGSSAVSDGLMSFRRRRNGFGCRPDGIKSAKF